The following proteins come from a genomic window of Candidatus Saccharibacteria bacterium oral taxon 488:
- a CDS encoding AtpZ/AtpI family protein, whose amino-acid sequence MAERPDIENGVTTATEVAAARVILGTIGDTTWRMFVPSIGCTLLGVWLDSVFGLKPWLMFAGVVLGFLGAYLLVNKQLGRVKRKKERKNI is encoded by the coding sequence ATGGCTGAGAGACCAGATATTGAGAATGGCGTGACGACAGCGACGGAAGTGGCGGCGGCTCGGGTTATTCTCGGGACGATCGGCGACACAACGTGGCGGATGTTTGTGCCGAGCATCGGCTGTACGCTGCTGGGTGTATGGCTGGATAGCGTGTTTGGCTTGAAGCCGTGGCTGATGTTTGCTGGTGTGGTGCTTGGCTTTTTGGGCGCGTACTTGCTGGTAAATAAGCAGCTGGGGCGTGTGAAACGAAAAAAGGAGCGTAAAAACATATGA